In a single window of the Oscillatoria sp. FACHB-1407 genome:
- a CDS encoding gamma-glutamyltransferase family protein, whose product MTIHIQNLTDYPYASGRRVVMGKRGAVATSQPLATTAGMEMLLAGGNAVDAALAMAIALTVVEPTSNGIGSDAFAIVWDGKLHGLNGSGKSAQACTPNRFEGLTLVPPLSWLAVTVPGAVSAWRALWERWGKLPFEQLFEPAIRYAEEGFPLSPQTARAWRQSEQIFLPLEAPEFQPLKAVCFPGDRAPKAGEIWGSEAHGKTLRAIAQSGGESFYRGELAEQIAQFAADTGGLLTKADLADHQPEWVDPISTAYRGLQVWELPPNGQGIAALMTLNILEGFDLAKYPRDSIDSFHLQIEAMKLAFADTYYHVADPRFMPITAEQLIRKTYAAERRQLIGETAIATPTYGIPKGGTVYLAAADQELMVSFIQSNYEGFGSGILIPGTGIALHNRGAGFVVDPEHPNTVAPAKRPFHTIIPGFLTQLDGTPLGPFGVMGAPMQPQGHTQVVVNLVDYAMNPQAALDAPRWRVLSGKTVLLESTVPRSVAMGLSDRGHTIQVSGEVGNFGKGQLILKQNGVLIAASEPRADGIAIAL is encoded by the coding sequence ATGACTATTCACATTCAAAACTTGACCGACTATCCCTATGCGTCTGGACGACGAGTTGTGATGGGGAAACGGGGGGCAGTGGCAACCAGCCAACCCCTTGCCACGACCGCCGGAATGGAAATGTTGTTGGCAGGTGGAAATGCTGTCGATGCGGCACTGGCAATGGCGATCGCTCTAACCGTAGTCGAGCCAACCTCTAACGGGATCGGGTCTGATGCCTTTGCGATCGTTTGGGATGGCAAGCTACACGGCTTAAATGGATCGGGCAAGAGTGCTCAAGCTTGCACTCCCAATCGCTTTGAGGGCCTCACTCTAGTGCCACCCCTGAGTTGGTTAGCGGTGACGGTGCCAGGAGCCGTCTCAGCATGGCGAGCCTTATGGGAACGCTGGGGCAAGCTGCCCTTTGAGCAACTGTTTGAACCCGCGATTCGCTATGCGGAAGAAGGATTTCCCCTCTCACCCCAGACCGCACGAGCCTGGCGACAGTCAGAACAGATTTTTTTACCGCTAGAGGCTCCAGAGTTTCAACCGCTCAAGGCCGTCTGTTTTCCAGGCGATCGCGCCCCCAAAGCAGGTGAGATTTGGGGCAGTGAGGCGCATGGAAAGACTCTGCGGGCGATCGCCCAGAGCGGAGGAGAGAGCTTTTATCGTGGCGAGTTAGCCGAGCAAATTGCCCAATTCGCGGCAGACACGGGTGGTTTGTTGACCAAAGCAGATTTGGCAGACCATCAACCCGAATGGGTCGATCCGATTTCGACAGCTTATCGGGGGTTGCAGGTGTGGGAGTTGCCGCCGAACGGTCAGGGTATTGCCGCCCTGATGACCCTCAACATCCTGGAGGGGTTTGATCTGGCGAAATATCCCCGTGACTCGATCGACAGCTTTCACCTCCAAATTGAGGCGATGAAGCTGGCATTTGCCGACACGTATTACCACGTTGCCGATCCGCGTTTTATGCCCATCACCGCTGAGCAGTTGATCCGCAAAACCTATGCGGCTGAACGACGACAACTGATTGGAGAAACGGCGATCGCCACTCCCACATACGGCATTCCCAAAGGTGGCACGGTGTATTTGGCAGCAGCAGATCAAGAGTTGATGGTGTCCTTCATTCAGTCCAACTACGAGGGCTTTGGCAGTGGCATCCTCATTCCCGGCACAGGCATCGCTCTACACAATCGAGGCGCAGGCTTTGTTGTAGACCCAGAGCACCCCAACACCGTTGCTCCGGCAAAGCGTCCCTTTCACACCATCATTCCTGGCTTCCTGACTCAACTGGATGGAACCCCGTTGGGACCATTTGGGGTCATGGGTGCCCCAATGCAACCCCAGGGTCATACCCAGGTTGTCGTGAATCTGGTGGATTACGCGATGAACCCCCAAGCCGCACTGGACGCTCCTCGTTGGCGTGTATTGTCGGGCAAAACGGTGTTACTAGAATCGACCGTTCCTCGCTCGGTAGCCATGGGGTTAAGCGATCGCGGACACACTATTCAGGTCAGTGGGGAAGTCGGCAACTTCGGCAAAGGACAGCTAATCCTCAAGCAAAACGGCGTGCTGATCGCTGCCTCAGAACCCAGAGCCGATGGCATCGCGATCGCACTGTGA